The segment TGAATATTTTCGCGAGCATAATGGCATCGTACCAAAAGCGGTTATCCGCGGATTATTACAAGATGTCACAAACTCTGCTACACAGACAGGTGGCTCTACTCTAACACAACAGCTTATTAAAAACCAAGTATTAACAAATGAAGTATCCTATGAACGTAAAGCAAAGGAAATTTTACTTGCGATGCGTTTAGAGCATTTTATGACAAAGGAGGAAATATTAGAGGCTTACTTAAATATTATTCCATATGGTCGTAACTCATCAGGTCGAAATATTGCAGGTATTGAAACAGCCGCTGAAGGGATTTTTGGCATCAAAGCGAAAGAGCTATCACTTCCGCAGGCAGCATACATAGCTGGTATTCCACAAGCTCCATTTGCCTATACACCATTTACAAATACAGGTGAGCTAAAAAGTGAGGAAGCTTTACAACCAGGTATTGATCGTATGAAAACAGTGCTTTACCGCATGAAAGAAGCTGGTTATATTGATGATGCACAATATCAAGCAGCGCTCGACTACGATATTACTGCCGATTTCCGCGGACCAGAAATGCGTGCGGAGGATCGTTATCCATGGCTTACATATGAGCTTGAAAGTCGTGCAATAGATATTATTGCAGAAAAACTAGCACAAGAGGATGGTATTGATCCAGAGCGTTTAAAATCCGAAAAGAAACTAAGGGAAAAGTATAGAATCTTAGCTGATCGTGATGTTCGTTCGAAGGGCTATCGTATTTATTCAACGATTAATAAAGATATGTACGATGCTATGCAAAAAGCAGCGCAAAACTTCCAATATTATGGTCATACGTATACTGGAAAAGGCAAGGACCCTGTAACTGGTGAGGAAACTGATATCGAAATGCCAGTACAGGTAGGTAGTATTTTAATTGAAAACACAACAGGTCGAATTTTAAGCTTTGTCGGTGGACGAGATTTTAAAACAACACAAGTAAACCATGCCACACAAGCTTATCGTTCGAATGGTTCTACAATGAAGCCACTACTTGTTTATGCACCAGCGATTGAATATGGTGTAATTGGTGCAGGTAGCCCCTTAGTTGACGTAAGATTCTCCATCGGTTCATGGAGTCCAAGTAACTATATTGCAAGTGATGAACGAGGGATTATTCCTGCGCGTGAGGCTTTAGCAGACTCTCAAAATATTTCAGCATTACGTTTATATAATGACATTTTAAATAGACGTCCTGCTGATCTATTAGTCAAAATGGGCTTCAGCAAATTACATCCTGATGATTTCACAAACCTTGCAACAGGTATTGGTGCTTTACATGAAGGTGTAACTGTTGAAGAAAATACAAATGCCTTTGCAACCTTTGCAAATGGTGGACAGTTTATTGATTCCTATATGATTGATCGAATTGAAGATCAAGATGGCAATATCATTTATCAGCATGAGGTAGCACCTACCCAAGTGTTTAGTCCAGAAACATCGTATATCATTACAGATATGCTACGTGATGTTTTAACACAAGGAACGGGTACACTTGCACGAAATTCATTGAAATTCTCCTCTGATTTCGCTGCAAAAACAGGTACTTCTCAAGATTATAAAGATGTGTGGTTAGTAGGATATAATCCGAATATCTCTCTTGGTGTTTGGATGGGCTACGATCAGCCACGTACCTTATATGCATTTAATAATACGTATTCACAGCCTAGTGTTCGTGTTAATAGACTATGGGCAACACTGATGAATGCTGTTTACGATGTGGATCCACAATTTATTGATCCAGCAACAAGCTTTGCGAGACCGCCAAATGTCATCACTGCTTCATTCTGTGGTATTTCAGGCTTAGCACCTTCTGCAGCTTGTGCAAACGCTGGCCTTGTACGCTCAGATTTATTTAATGCGAAGGTCTTTGTCCCGTCACAGCCAGATAATAGCTTTGGCTCTGGAAGCGGCAGCGTTGTAACAATTAAAGGAAAAACATATAATGCGCTATCAAGTACACCTGCTGAATTTGTACGCTCTGGTGGTGTAGGTCTTAACCAAGACTTTATTAAACGAATGTTAGGAAGACTTGGTGGGAACCCTGCAAGCCTATTACCGAAAAATTCATCACTATCTACGTCATCTGTATCAGCAGCGGATTTCCCAGCAGATAGTAGCCCACCAGCGGCTGTAAGTGCTTCGATTAATGGCTCAAGATTGTCTTGGTCAGGTTCATCCAATGACGTTGTAGGCTATCGCATTTACAATGTAACAAATGGGGGCAAAACATTAGTAACCTCTGTCTTGGAGTCAACACAAAGCATTACTGTTGCTAGTGGACAAGCCTATGTTGTTGTCGCTGTTGATATTACAGGTTTAACCTCTGCGCAATCTAATGTTGTTTCTACAGGCGGTAGTGAAAACACGCCTGAGCCAGAAGAAAGTGAAGAGGAACAAGAACAAGAGCCAGATCAAGAAACACCACCACCTGCTGAGGGTAATGAAGGTGACACTGAAGGGAATGGTAACGGCTCTACAAATGGCAATGGGTCTAGTGATAATGGCAATGGCTCAAACCCTAGCAATAACAATGGAAATGGTGGTACAGCTAATCCTGAAGAAGGATCAAACGGAGGAAATACCAGCCCCCCTCCTCCTACTGATACACCAACTCAATAACAATCAATTACGCCCCAGCGTATAAACTGCATCCCAATTGTTAGACACATCTAACAATTGGCAGGTGCAGTTTTTCTATGGCTAAATTTAGTACAGAGGAAGAAGTTTTCTGTATCTATTGCTGACGCTTCGCTTTCGATACAAAAAGAATTTGCTGAACTAAGATAACCTACTACATTTCATCTTTAAATTGTAGTAGGTTGATTTTTTTGTCATGATAGAGAGGACTACTATTTTAAAGAGGTGGGCATATCATGAATATATTAGTTTTAGGAGGTACACGCTTTTTTGGTCAAAAGCTAGTGGAGCTCTGTCTTCAAGAGGGGCATCATGTTACCATTTTAACGCGTGGTCAAACGAAGCATCCGTTCGGCTCAAATGTACAGCAATTCATTGTTGATCGCAATAATAGCGAGGCATTAGCACAAGCACTTGTTAATTCAACATGGGATATTGTCTATGATAATATTTGCTATTCTCCAAACGAAGCACAGGTTATTTGTGAGGTATTAAAGGGGAAAACAAAAAAGCTTATCTTTACTTCTACACTGGCAACCTACGAGGTGGATGGCAAAATAAAAAAAGAGGAAGACTTCGACCCATTCCATTATCCAATTCGTATGGGACAGCGTGAAGATTTCTCCTATGGTGAGGGAAAACGACAAGCAGAGGCTGTTTTATATCAAAAGGCTACATTTCCTGTTGTTACTGTACGCTTTCCAATTGTAATGGGTGAGGATGATTATACACGACGTTTACATGTTCATATTGAGCGTATTTTACACAACAAGCCTATCACTGTAACCAATATTGATGCACAAATGAGCTATATTACAGACAAAGAGGCTGCCGCATTTTTATACTTTGCTGGAATGTATCCAATTGAAGGCCCTTACAATGCAACAGCAAACGGTACAATTTCATTAAAGGAATTAATTGCGCTTATTGAACAAGCCAGTGGTAAGCAGGCGAAAATTGCTCTTGTTGGCGGTGATCAGGCATCCCAATCACCTTATAATGTTCCTGCCCATTGGTATATGTCAAATACAAAAGCAACTACAGCAGGATTTACCTTTAGTCAGCTCCATGAGTGGCTACCTGAATTAGTAACAACCTTAGTAAAGCAGTTTCAATAATGCGCTAAAACATAAAGAATCTGCTAGATAACCAGCAGATTCTTTATACATTAAGGTAAAATGGTCTTTAAAATAGCTACAGCCTTATCGATTTCTTCCTTTGTTACTGTTAATGGTGGTAAAAGACGAATAACATTTGGCCCTGCGCTTACTAGCAATAAGCCTTTGTCTTCTGCTGTTGCAATCAAAGAGGCCACCTCTGTGTCACCACAGTCAATGCCTAATAATAGACCCTGTCCTCGAAGCGTATAATGAGAAGGTAACTGTGTTGTTAATTGTTCCATAAAATAGGCAGCCTTGTCTTGAACTTGCTGTAAAAATACTGGCTCAAAAACATGGCTTAACACAGCCTCCGCCACACTCATAGCAAGAGGATTACCTCCGAATGTAGTGCCATGTGTACCTGGACTAAATGTCGAATAAAGGTCTGCTACCCCAAGCATAGCGCCAACAGGGAAGCCACCACCTAAGCCCTTTGCCAATGTAATAATATGTGGCTTTAATACCGTTTGCTCAAAGGCGTAGCGTGTTCCTGTACGTCCAATACCTGTTTGTACCTCATCAACAATCAGTAAAATCCCTTTCTCATCACAAATCTTTGCAATAGCTGCTGCAAATGCTGGCGTAACATTATGAATGCCACCTTCTCCCTGAATCATCTCCAGCATAATAGCTGCGACAGAGTCATCTATCGCGGCTTCCAATGACGCAACATCATTAAATGGTAAAATCGTAAACTTTTCAACAAGTGGTCCAAAGCCATTATGTATTTTGCCTTGACCTGTCGCAGACATTGCTCCAAATGTACGACCATGGAATGATTTTTCAAATGTAATCATATGATGTTTGCCTGTATGCTTACGCGCTAATTTAATCGCGGCTTCATTAGCCTCTGCTCCGCTATTACAAAAAAAGGCATGAGCAAAATGTGTATTAGCGATTAATTGTTGGGCTACCTTTTCCTGACCAAGAATATCAAAAAGGTTGGATATATGCCAAAGCTTTTCACTTTGCGCTTGTACTGCCTGCACAATAGCTGGATGGGCATGACCAAGACTTACAACAGCAATGCCACTTGTAAAATCTAAGTATTGCTTGCCCGCAGCATCTTCTACAATCGTTCCTTGCCCTTTCACAATTTGTGCGCGACGTTGCCCATAGTTTCCAAATAAAGCACTCATTTTATCATCTCCACCATTATTTAAAATGCTTTTCTTATCACACTATACTTCAAGAGCTTATATATTATGAAGAACTTGAAGTGATAATTGTTGTCCCTACTAACGCTTCTCCTACAATTTGTACAGATGGAATACCTGCATGTAAACAATCAAGAGCACCTTGTACTTTTGGGATCATCCCTCCATATATATGCTCTTCCTCTATCCATTGTTCAATTAAGGCGGGTGTAGCTGTTGCTTGATATTCATCCTCAATACGAATACCACTCACATCTGTTACAAGCAATAGACTATCTGCTCCTACCGCTAATGCTATTTCACTTGCGACTGTATCCCCATTAATATTTAAAGCCTGTCCTTCTGTATTGGCTCCAACACAGGCAATCACAGGAACAATGCCTGCTTGTAAGAGCGCCTCAAGCAATGCTGTGTTGATAGCTTGAACAGCGCCCACATAGCCATAGGTATCTTTATCTAAAAAATCTGCTACCATTAGCTGACCGTCAAAGCCATTTAAGCCAATTGCTGTAATATTAGCGCTTGTTAATTCATGAACTAATGCTGGATTTACTTTCCCTATTAGCGTTGACTGGACAACTTCCATAGCGTCTTTAGTTGTCACGCGTATACCATTTAACGTATGTGACGTAATGCCTTGAGCAGCTAGTTCACGATTAATGGCAGGGCCGCCACCATGGGTAATAATAAGCTCTACACCACTTTCTTGAAGCCCTTTAAAGCTTTCAAAAAAAGCTTCATTCAAGCCCTCCAACGTACTGCCTCCAAGCTTAATAACCATACGTTTATGAGCGGTATGATGCATTGATTTGAACGTAGTCATATGTTAAATCACATCCCCAAGCATGCCCCTTACCTTCACCAATACCAAGGGACACATAGATTTTTACTTCATGCATTTTTAATATTTGAATCAACTCATCCTCTGAGAAAGGCACTGGCTCTCCATTTTCAACCATTGTAGCACCGCCTATTTGAATGGTAATTTTATCTGGATCAACTGTTGCACCACTGTACCCTACTGCCGCAATAATACGTCCCCAGTTGGCATCACAGCCG is part of the Lysinibacillus sp. FSL K6-0232 genome and harbors:
- a CDS encoding transglycosylase domain-containing protein, encoding MKDKIQQINAKIDELLERTWMKRLRISGSVTWNLFLLFLVFALVGTVFVGSVGAGYFASLVKDEPLRSKEELRNQIFSYEETSEIYFANDIYIGKLRTDLDRRETSLSNVAPDVINAVLATEDEYFREHNGIVPKAVIRGLLQDVTNSATQTGGSTLTQQLIKNQVLTNEVSYERKAKEILLAMRLEHFMTKEEILEAYLNIIPYGRNSSGRNIAGIETAAEGIFGIKAKELSLPQAAYIAGIPQAPFAYTPFTNTGELKSEEALQPGIDRMKTVLYRMKEAGYIDDAQYQAALDYDITADFRGPEMRAEDRYPWLTYELESRAIDIIAEKLAQEDGIDPERLKSEKKLREKYRILADRDVRSKGYRIYSTINKDMYDAMQKAAQNFQYYGHTYTGKGKDPVTGEETDIEMPVQVGSILIENTTGRILSFVGGRDFKTTQVNHATQAYRSNGSTMKPLLVYAPAIEYGVIGAGSPLVDVRFSIGSWSPSNYIASDERGIIPAREALADSQNISALRLYNDILNRRPADLLVKMGFSKLHPDDFTNLATGIGALHEGVTVEENTNAFATFANGGQFIDSYMIDRIEDQDGNIIYQHEVAPTQVFSPETSYIITDMLRDVLTQGTGTLARNSLKFSSDFAAKTGTSQDYKDVWLVGYNPNISLGVWMGYDQPRTLYAFNNTYSQPSVRVNRLWATLMNAVYDVDPQFIDPATSFARPPNVITASFCGISGLAPSAACANAGLVRSDLFNAKVFVPSQPDNSFGSGSGSVVTIKGKTYNALSSTPAEFVRSGGVGLNQDFIKRMLGRLGGNPASLLPKNSSLSTSSVSAADFPADSSPPAAVSASINGSRLSWSGSSNDVVGYRIYNVTNGGKTLVTSVLESTQSITVASGQAYVVVAVDITGLTSAQSNVVSTGGSENTPEPEESEEEQEQEPDQETPPPAEGNEGDTEGNGNGSTNGNGSSDNGNGSNPSNNNGNGGTANPEEGSNGGNTSPPPPTDTPTQ
- a CDS encoding NAD-dependent epimerase/dehydratase family protein encodes the protein MNILVLGGTRFFGQKLVELCLQEGHHVTILTRGQTKHPFGSNVQQFIVDRNNSEALAQALVNSTWDIVYDNICYSPNEAQVICEVLKGKTKKLIFTSTLATYEVDGKIKKEEDFDPFHYPIRMGQREDFSYGEGKRQAEAVLYQKATFPVVTVRFPIVMGEDDYTRRLHVHIERILHNKPITVTNIDAQMSYITDKEAAAFLYFAGMYPIEGPYNATANGTISLKELIALIEQASGKQAKIALVGGDQASQSPYNVPAHWYMSNTKATTAGFTFSQLHEWLPELVTTLVKQFQ
- a CDS encoding acetylornithine transaminase, with the protein product MSALFGNYGQRRAQIVKGQGTIVEDAAGKQYLDFTSGIAVVSLGHAHPAIVQAVQAQSEKLWHISNLFDILGQEKVAQQLIANTHFAHAFFCNSGAEANEAAIKLARKHTGKHHMITFEKSFHGRTFGAMSATGQGKIHNGFGPLVEKFTILPFNDVASLEAAIDDSVAAIMLEMIQGEGGIHNVTPAFAAAIAKICDEKGILLIVDEVQTGIGRTGTRYAFEQTVLKPHIITLAKGLGGGFPVGAMLGVADLYSTFSPGTHGTTFGGNPLAMSVAEAVLSHVFEPVFLQQVQDKAAYFMEQLTTQLPSHYTLRGQGLLLGIDCGDTEVASLIATAEDKGLLLVSAGPNVIRLLPPLTVTKEEIDKAVAILKTILP
- the argB gene encoding acetylglutamate kinase, whose translation is MTTFKSMHHTAHKRMVIKLGGSTLEGLNEAFFESFKGLQESGVELIITHGGGPAINRELAAQGITSHTLNGIRVTTKDAMEVVQSTLIGKVNPALVHELTSANITAIGLNGFDGQLMVADFLDKDTYGYVGAVQAINTALLEALLQAGIVPVIACVGANTEGQALNINGDTVASEIALAVGADSLLLVTDVSGIRIEDEYQATATPALIEQWIEEEHIYGGMIPKVQGALDCLHAGIPSVQIVGEALVGTTIITSSSS